One region of Anthonomus grandis grandis chromosome 22, icAntGran1.3, whole genome shotgun sequence genomic DNA includes:
- the LOC126748451 gene encoding uncharacterized protein LOC126748451, with amino-acid sequence MTEQLEALVKERGIYKGKITKIINWYNKSVDTETNYMEFEVRLDSLTQAFNKYEDVQMKIEIIDSTNEDKDSVDDKYYSCLAKLKTKIKSLCFTQNRGQTVPNETLTLKPNVNLPQLSIPQFCGELTKWNAFYQLFNTLIVNNHMLTNIEKLIYLKSYLKGEPLHLIETLQLTDCNLEIAIDTLKQRYDNQLSIIFAHIKNLVEIPSLTKVNAQTVRDFIVQIKQNIDSLKNLAIPVEHWDLMLIYLFSQKLDFGTRKAYISDREMQTSNSQSATFPKLDDLLTFLECRCSVLENLSEPLAKKASPLYNGPPLERNTSSQPKIHRYTHLVQDNNREQGRTQSQNNNSQLRFKRCSFCNNSFHKIYTCMKFRDLPLRQKSDFVYQNKLCVNCLGSKHHVRDCSSQLACSSCGKKHHSLLHSPTPQSSGSDWRHPGNSQRNYNDTPNPQVSCSPYEQRNDVQPSCSANPSSGPSRNHQQQDASATNNQTSLAVFAHDDNEVLLATALVNILAKNGQSVPARAIIDPGSTISIMTESLLGRLQLTPDIQNVQISGIGGNVEHSNKVISLKISSTLSPFSMNVNCCILNKITELSPHYRINKNMLQIPPSIELADPTFNRPSCIDMLLGADVYYKILSGHIVPVNEQSLTLVGTHFGYLISGLIPSHAIFNRPHANNSCFLVQGQNEEPRLDYLLEKFWSIENFSNPVGMQVTPEELAVESNFCNNTIVLTDHSFQVNLPLKTPREHFMLGESFYLAKKRFFNLEKRLEKDAALHTQYKAFIDEYISLNHARVVPLSLKNEKLENKYFLPHHCVLRESSQTTKLRVVFDGSMKTSTGLSLNDVMHKGMTVQPELFDILLRFRSFKYVLTADIEKMYRQIRVNPNQTYLQNILWRESPASKLQCIELLTVTYGTNCAPYLATRVLKELALTHKSKYPLASAAILSQCYVDDILCGQNSIDDLVALYFELIELCKLGHFNLHKWCSNSSVFLEKIKLSLTPPQLSKDYNIKIEGISNKVLGNRWNSELDMFYINVPTISIQQILTKRLVLSNIAQMFDPLGLIGPVIVIAKIIMQEIWKLKHGWDDPITGTMLNDCTDYFQTISKLNSLKIPRYILFSRDFRFCEIHGFSDASRKAYGACLYIRAFYPDNTVSCHLITSKSRIAPIKELTIPRLELCGALLLANLTARILSILENRFSFQSVNLWTDSEIVLCWLNSQPSRFNVFIANRISQIQSLSQDWKWRHIKSKDNPADYLSRGLKPDELINSSVWWHGPQFLQYPEVNLNLFDFKNSTTAEETKKVNTVLLTSINNFWELLFKRFSKYTRLQRTLAYILRFVHNIRAQVIKRAGPLSLDELKKAELLILKSIQSQAFSTIFLHLSKSPNVKIANKQILKLNPFIDSDNLIRVGGRLSQALIPYDHKYPILLPSNNKVVNLLLQKEHLRLGHVGPQTLLSNIRLRYWPLNGLREIKKISINCLNCFKFKARTFQQIMSDLPKERVVPSRPFSKVGVDFGGPFFIKASNLRRAKVEKGYIALFVCMATKAVHIELVSSLSTQAFLACLKRFIARRGLPTTIFSDHGTNFLGANNQIRELYSMLSSKATQNDIHNFSSSYEIQWKFSPPQSPHWGGLWEAAIKSTKHHIKRVIGDQQLTFEEFATILTQIEAILNSRPLQPLSDDPSDLNCLTPGHFLIGAPLTSYPDRDHCNISKNRLDRWQKCIQIQQLFWKRWIKEYLNNLQNRPKWLSKKRNIKVNEVVLLKENNTRPLEWPLARVLEVIPSKDGHVRLTKIKTSKGIYVRNITKLCPLPQLED; translated from the coding sequence atgactgAACAATTAGAGGCCTTAGTTAAAGAACGCGGAAtatataaaggaaaaataaccaaaattatTAACTGGTATAATAAATCAGTCGACACAGAGACCAATTACATGGAATTTGAAGTCAGACTAGATAGTTTAACTCAAGCCTTTAATAAATATGAAGACGTTCAAAtgaaaatagaaattattgattcaaCTAATGAAGATAAAGATAGCGTCGACGACAAATATTACTCTTGTTTGGCGAAGTTGAAGACAAAAATTAAGTCTCTTTGTTTTACTCAAAATCGTGGACAAACAGTTCCTAATGAAACTCTAACGCTAAAACCTAATGTCAATTTGCCGCAGCTGAGTATACCTCAGTTTTGTGGAGAGCTCACAAAATGGAATGCTTTTTATCAACTCTTTAACACTCTTATAGTAAACAATCATATGCTCACaaacatagaaaaattaatttacctaaaatcatatttaaaaggCGAACCTCTACACTTAATCGAAACCTTGCAATTAACTGATTGTAACTTAGAAATTGCTATTGACACTCTTAAACAACGATATGATAATCAGTTATCAATTATATTTGCTCACATTAAAAACTTAGTTGAAATTCCTAGTTTAACTAAGGTAAACGCCCAAACCGTGCGTGATTTTATAgtacaaattaaacaaaatatagactCTCTTAAAAATTTAGCAATTCCAGTCGAACATTGGGATCTaatgcttatttatttattctcacaaaaattagattttggtaCCCGTAAAGCATACATCTCTGATAGAGAAATGCAAACATCCAATAGTCAATCGGCTACCTTTCCTAAGCTAGACGATTTGCTCACCTTTCTCGAATGCCGGTGCTCTGTTTTAGAAAATCTCTCAGAACCTTTGGCTAAAAAGGCCTCACCTCTTTATAACGGTCCACCCCTAGAGAGAAATACATCATCTCAGCCTAAAATTCATCGATATACTCATCTTGTACAAGACAATAATCGTGAACAGGGCCGTACTCAAAGTCAAAACAATAATTCTCAATTAAGGTTTAAAAGATGTAGTTTTTGCAATAATTCCTTTCACAAAATTTATACCTGCATGAAATTTAGAGACCTACCCTTAAGGCAAAAATCTGATTTTGTTTATCAAAACAAGTTATGTGTTAATTGTTTGGGTTCAAAACATCATGTACGTGACTGCAGTTCTCAGTTAGCTTGCTCAAGTTGTGGGAAAAAACATCACTCTCTTTTACATTCTCCCACGCCACAGAGTTCTGGCTCTGATTGGCGACATCCTGGCAATTCACAACGAAACTATAACGATACTCCTAACCCGCAAGTTTCATGCTCACCCTATGAACAACGTAATGATGTTCAACCCAGTTGTAGCGCCAACCCCTCAAGTGGTCCCTCCAGAAATCACCAGCAACAAGACGCTAGCGCGACCAACAATCAAACAAGCCTTGCAGTATTTGCCCACGATGATAATGAAGTCTTATTGGCCACAGCTCTTGTAAATATACTCGCTAAAAATGGTCAGAGCGTCCCTGCAAGGGCGATTATCGATCCTGGCAGTACCATATCAATAATGACAGAGTCATTATTAGGCAGGCTGCAACTAACCCCTGATATTCAAAATGTTCAGATTTCAGGTATTGGAGGAAACGTCGAGCACTCAAATAAGGtaatatctctaaaaatatCCTCAACACTCAGTCCCTTCTCCATGAATGTAAATTgttgtatattaaataaaattaccgaATTATCCCCTCATTatcgaataaataaaaacatgctGCAAATTCCCCCCTCTATTGAACTTGCAGATCCCACATTTAACAGACCCTCTTGTATAGATATGTTGCTTGGAGCCGATGTCTATTACAAAATTCTCTCCGGACACATTGTTCCAGTCAATGAACAATCTCTTACATTAGTTGGTACTCATTTTGGTTATCTTATTTCGGGCCTAATCCCCTCTCATGCCATTTTTAATAGACCCCACGCTAATAATAGTTGTTTTCTTGTCCAAGGACAGAATGAGGAACCCCGATTAGATTACCTCCTGGAAAAATTCTGGTCaatagaaaatttttcaaatcctGTAGGCATGCAAGTGACCCCAGAAGAATTAGCAGTAGAAAGTAATTTTTGCAATAACACGATCGTGTTGACTGATCATTCATTTCAAGTAAATCTGCCTCTTAAAACTCCCAGGGAACACTTTATGCTTGGTGAAtcattttatctcgcaaaaaagagattttttaatttagaaaaacgcCTTGAAAAAGATGCAGCCCTTCACACTCAGTATAAAGCCTTTATAGATGAATACATTTCCTTGAATCATGCCCGTGTAGTCCCCCTctctttaaaaaacgaaaagctagagaataaatattttttaccccATCACTGCGTACTCCGTGAAAGTAGTCAAACTACGAAATTACGTGTTGTGTTTGATGGTTCTATGAAAACTTCCACGGGGTTGTCTCTAAATGACGTCATGCACAAAGGCATGACTGTTCAACCGGAACTCTTTGACATTCTTTTGCGGTTCAGAAGTTTTAAATATGTGCTTACCGCtgatatagaaaaaatgtaccGACAAATCCGAGTAAACCCAAATCAAACTTATCTTCAAAATATTCTTTGGCGAGAATCCCCTGCTTCTAAATTACAATGCATTGAGTTATTAACAGTCACTTACGGAACTAACTGTGCTCCCTATTTAGCTACACGTGTGCTTAAAGAATTGGCACTCAcacataaatcaaaatatcctCTCGCTTCTGCAGCAATCCTTTCTCAATGTTACGTGGATGATATTCTCTGCGGACAAAACTCAATTGATGATTTAGTCGCACTTTATTTTGAACTTATTGAATTATGCAAATTGGGTcattttaatttgcataaaTGGTGTTCTAACTCCAgtgtatttttagaaaaaattaaattatctcttACCCCTCCTCAACTAAGCAAAGATTACAATATTAAGATAGAAGGAATCTCCAATAAAGTTTTAGGCAATCGATGGAATTCTGAGTTGgacatgttttatataaatgtgCCGACAATTTCTATACAGCAAATTCTTACTAAACGGTTAGTTCTCTCAAACATAGCTCAAATGTTTGACCCCTTGGGTTTAATAGGACCAGTTATCGTAATCGCAAAAATCATTATGCAAGAAATATGGAAATTAAAACATGGTTGGGACGACCCAATTACAGGTACCATGTTAAACGACTGTACGGATTATTTTCAAACTATTTCAAAGCTTAACTCTTTAAAAATTCCTCGATATATTCTCTTCAGCAGAGACTTCAGGTTTTGCGAAATACACGGATTTTCCGATGCAAGCCGGAAGGCATACGGTGCATGTTTGTACATCCGAGCCTTCTATCCTGACAATACCGTGTCATGCCACCTCATAACATCTAAAAGTCGAATTGCCCCAATAAAGGAGTTAACTATACCCAGATTGGAACTTTGTGGAGCCTTACTACTCGCAAATTTAACTGCTCGAATTCTCTCTATCCTTGAAAACCGTTTTTCGTTTCAATCAGTTAATCTCTGGACTGACTCTGAAATCGTCTTATGCTGGTTAAATAGCCAGCCCTCTCGCTTCAACGTCTTTATTGCCAATCGAATATCACAAATACAGTCATTATCTCAAGATTGGAAGTGGCGTCATATAAAATCAAAAGACAACCCGGCAGACTACCTGTCTAGGGGTTTAAAACCTGACGAGCTCATAAACTCGAGCGTCTGGTGGCACGGGCCACAATTCTTACAATACCCcgaagtaaatttaaatctgttTGATTTTAAGAACTCCACAACCGCAGAAGAAACCAAAAAGGTCAACACAGTTTTACTTacatcaataaataatttttgggaGTTACTTTTCAAAAGGTTTTCAAAGTATACAAGGCTACAACGAACATTAGCTTACATTTTACGATTTGTACATAATATTAGGGCTCAGGTAATTAAACGAGCCGGTCCTCTTTCCTTAGACGAGCTTAAAAAGGCAGAACTTCTTATTCTCAAATCAATACAAAGCCAGGCATTCTCAACCATATTCCTCCACCTCTCTAAATCACCCAACGTTAAAATTGCtaacaaacaaattttaaaattaaatccattcATTGATTCAGACAACCTAATCCGTGTCGGAGGTAGATTATCACAAGCACTGATACCCTATGATCATAAATACCCTATTTTATTGCCCTCTAATAATAAGGTAGTTAACCTTTTGTTACAAAAGGAACATCTCAGACTGGGACACGTAGGTCCCCAAACACTTTTATCAAATATTCGCCTTCGATACTGGCCTCTTAACGGCCTAAGAGAAATTAAGAAGATTTCTATCAActgtttaaattgttttaaatttaaagcacgGACCTTTCAACAAATTATGTCAGATTTGCCCAAGGAAAGAGTTGTACCCTCTCGACCATTCTCTAAAGTAGGTGTGGACTTTGGtggacccttttttataaaGGCATCGAATTTAAGGCGCGCTAAAGTTGAAAAAGGATATATTGCCTTATTTGTATGCATGGCAACCAAGGCTGTTCACATCGAACTAGTCTCAAGCCTTTCGACTCAGGCATTTTTGGCATGTCTAAAACGTTTTATTGCTAGAAGAGGTCTCCCTACCACAATTTTCAGCGATCATGGAACCAATTTCTTAGGTGCTAATAATCAAATTAGAGAACTTTATTCGATGTTGTCCTCCAAAGCAACTCAAAATGACATCCATAATTTTTCCTCTAGTTATGAAATTCAATGGAAATTTAGTCCCCCACAATCTCCTCATTGGGGCGGCTTATGGGAAGCTGCAATTAAAAGCACTAAACACCATATTAAACGTGTAATCGGTGATCAGCAGCTTACTTTTGAAGAATTTGCCACTATTTTGACTCAAATTGAGGCTATTTTAAATTCCAGACCGCTTCAGCCCTTATCCGATGACCCCTCTGACTTAAATTGCTTGACTCCAGGTCACTTTTTAATAGGTGCACCACTCACTTCATACCCCGATCGTGATCACtgcaatatttcaaaaaatcggTTGGATCGTTGGCAAAAATGTATTCAAATACAACAATTATTTTGGAAACGGTGGATCAAGGAATACCTTAATAATTTGCAGAACAGGCCTAAATGGTTGTCCAAGAAACGCAATATTAAGGTCAATGAGGTTGTTCTTCTAAAGGAAAATAACACACGACCTTTAGAATGGCCATTAGCCAGGGTTCTAGAGGTTATCCCGAGCAAGGATGGGCACGTTAGACTAACTAAGATAAAAACAAGCAAGGGTATTTACGTCAGAAACATAACTAAATTATGCCCATTACCTCAACTCGAAgattga